A single genomic interval of Adhaeribacter pallidiroseus harbors:
- a CDS encoding MerR family transcriptional regulator, with protein sequence MAALAGVSVRTLHLYDQMGLLKPAIRTEKNYRLYGKAEALRLQQILFYKELQVPLREIAEILDDPQFNPLSALELHKKELQQQKDRLETLLQTIDKTINHLKNKTMLSTEELYAGLPRETAEAWQQEAKEKWGFDFERSQNYLLNKSKPEFESLKEQAKANQIKLLSLMGEEPTSEQVQKVIAKHYLIIREFWGTAGSPDKQAEAYAGLADLYVTDERYTSQQGQPNPAFAQFLNKAMKHYAKKLK encoded by the coding sequence CTGGCCGCTCTGGCGGGAGTAAGTGTCCGGACACTTCACCTCTACGATCAGATGGGTTTGCTAAAACCAGCCATCCGGACCGAGAAAAACTACCGATTATATGGAAAAGCCGAAGCTTTACGGCTGCAGCAAATTCTTTTCTACAAAGAGCTCCAAGTGCCCTTAAGAGAAATTGCGGAAATTCTAGACGATCCGCAGTTTAACCCTTTATCGGCCTTAGAACTTCACAAAAAAGAATTACAACAACAAAAAGATCGGCTCGAAACCTTATTGCAAACCATTGACAAAACCATTAACCATTTAAAAAATAAGACGATGCTATCAACCGAAGAATTATACGCAGGCTTACCTCGGGAAACCGCAGAAGCCTGGCAACAGGAAGCTAAAGAAAAATGGGGCTTTGACTTCGAGCGCTCCCAAAACTATTTGCTGAACAAATCCAAGCCAGAATTTGAAAGCTTAAAAGAACAAGCAAAAGCTAACCAGATAAAGCTTTTAAGTTTAATGGGAGAAGAACCCACCAGCGAACAAGTGCAAAAGGTTATTGCTAAACATTATCTTATTATCCGGGAGTTTTGGGGAACTGCCGGCAGCCCGGACAAACAAGCCGAAGCTTACGCTGGTCTAGCTGATTTGTATGTTACCGATGAACGCTACACCAGTCAGCAAGGCCAACCGAATCCGGCTTTTGCTCAGTTTCTGAACAAAGCCATGAAGCATTACGCTAAAAAATTAAAATAA
- a CDS encoding helical backbone metal receptor → MLVTDQMGYPVEIPEQPRRIVSLVPSQTELLFDLGLDDLVVGITKFCNHPAEKVSSKTKIGGTKNFHFDQIDALHPDLIIGNKEENYQEGILQLKAKYPVWMSDITNLAEAMEMVRQISLITNKIEPAQQLIQKILNSFQNLKPTRKIPAAYFIWRQPYLSVGQDTFIHQMLKSCGFVNVFANFSRYPEITATQLQAAQPKVILLSSEPYPFREKHVQEFQALCPSAIIKLVDGEMFSWYGSRLQYSAAYFEKLMAEVAVELS, encoded by the coding sequence ATGCTGGTAACTGATCAAATGGGCTATCCTGTAGAAATACCAGAGCAGCCACGGCGTATTGTTTCTTTAGTACCTTCCCAAACCGAATTACTTTTTGATTTAGGATTGGATGATCTGGTAGTAGGCATCACTAAATTCTGCAATCACCCAGCAGAAAAAGTTAGCAGTAAGACCAAAATAGGCGGAACCAAAAATTTCCATTTCGACCAAATAGATGCTTTACATCCTGATTTGATTATTGGCAATAAAGAGGAAAACTACCAGGAAGGCATTCTGCAACTAAAGGCGAAATATCCGGTTTGGATGAGTGATATTACTAATTTAGCAGAAGCCATGGAAATGGTGCGGCAAATTAGCCTTATCACCAACAAGATCGAACCGGCTCAGCAACTCATTCAAAAAATTTTAAATTCTTTTCAAAATTTAAAGCCCACCCGCAAAATACCGGCCGCTTATTTCATCTGGCGACAACCATACCTGAGTGTTGGTCAGGATACCTTTATTCACCAAATGCTGAAAAGTTGTGGTTTTGTTAATGTATTTGCGAATTTCTCCCGTTACCCCGAAATTACGGCAACGCAATTACAGGCAGCCCAACCGAAAGTAATTTTACTTTCATCGGAGCCTTATCCCTTCCGGGAAAAACACGTGCAGGAATTTCAGGCTTTGTGCCCCAGCGCAATCATCAAACTAGTAGATGGCGAAATGTTCTCCTGGTACGGCAGCCGCCTCCAATATTCCGCAGCTTATTTTGAAAAGCTAATGGCAGAAGTTGCAGTAGAGCTGAGTTAA
- a CDS encoding M42 family metallopeptidase — protein MRQESFEFLEKYLNTAAPTGFEAEGQKVWLEYMKPYIDEYFVDTYGTVVGVINPQAEYKVVIEAHADEISWFVNYITDQGYIYVRRNGGSDALIAPSKKVNIHTRKGVVKAVFGWPAIHVRKVEQDKAPAMETIFLDCGANTREEVENLGIHVGSVITFDDEVMVMNEKYLVGRALDNRVGGFMIAEVARMLKENKKQLPFGLYIVNAVQEEIGLRGAEMIAHRIKPDVALITDVTHDTQSPMYEKKVSGDIYCGKGPVITYGPAVQNNLRDMLIEVAQKSETPFQRASASRSTGTDTDAFAYSNEGVASALVSLPLKYMHTTVETVHLDDVENVSKLMYEFLIQLPAGHDFRYFK, from the coding sequence ATGCGACAGGAAAGCTTCGAGTTCTTAGAAAAATATTTAAATACAGCAGCCCCTACAGGCTTTGAGGCCGAAGGCCAAAAGGTATGGCTCGAATACATGAAGCCTTACATCGATGAATATTTTGTGGATACCTACGGCACCGTAGTTGGAGTCATCAATCCGCAGGCCGAATACAAAGTTGTTATAGAAGCCCATGCCGATGAGATTAGCTGGTTTGTAAATTACATTACCGATCAGGGATATATTTACGTTCGGCGAAACGGCGGTTCTGATGCCTTAATTGCTCCTTCTAAAAAGGTAAACATTCATACCCGCAAGGGAGTTGTGAAAGCCGTGTTTGGCTGGCCGGCCATTCACGTGCGTAAAGTAGAACAGGATAAAGCCCCCGCCATGGAAACTATTTTCCTGGATTGTGGTGCCAATACCCGCGAAGAAGTCGAAAACTTGGGGATACATGTTGGATCCGTAATTACTTTCGACGACGAAGTAATGGTAATGAACGAAAAATACCTGGTAGGTAGAGCCTTGGATAACCGGGTAGGCGGCTTTATGATTGCGGAAGTGGCCCGGATGCTGAAGGAAAACAAAAAGCAATTGCCTTTTGGTTTATATATTGTAAATGCCGTACAGGAAGAAATTGGCTTACGCGGGGCCGAAATGATTGCGCACCGGATAAAACCAGACGTTGCCTTGATTACCGACGTTACCCACGACACGCAATCGCCGATGTACGAAAAGAAAGTAAGCGGTGATATTTACTGCGGCAAAGGACCGGTTATAACTTACGGGCCAGCCGTACAAAACAACCTGCGCGATATGTTGATTGAAGTAGCCCAAAAATCGGAAACACCTTTTCAGCGGGCATCGGCTTCCCGGAGTACCGGCACCGATACCGATGCTTTTGCCTATTCAAACGAAGGAGTAGCTTCGGCTTTAGTGTCGTTGCCATTAAAATACATGCACACCACCGTGGAAACCGTGCATTTAGATGATGTTGAGAATGTATCGAAGCTGATGTACGAATTTTTAATTCAGTTGCCAGCTGGTCACGATTTCCGTTATTTTAAATAA
- a CDS encoding acyl-CoA carboxylase subunit beta, producing the protein MADTTSLSNIKILEQKNAEALLGGGPDRIDAQHKKGKLTARERVDLLLDPGSFEEIGKFVMHRSKDFGLDKEYYLGDGVVTGYGTVNGRLVYVFSQDFTVFGGSLSETHAEKIVKIMDLAMKNGAPVIGLNDSGGARIQEGVVSLGGYADIFYKNTLASGVIPQISAVMGPCAGGAVYSPAITDFILMVENTSYMFVTGPNVVKTVTHENVTSEELGGASTHSTKSGVTHFSCANEAECINNIKALLSYIPQNCEDTTPPLPYEPTEDESREILNNLIPENTNQPYDMREIIAGIIDADSFLEVHKNFGENIVVGFARLAGRSIGIVGNQPAVLAGVLDINASTKAARFVRFCDCFNIPLLVLEDVPGFLPGTDQEWRGIISNGAKLLYAFCEATVPRITVITRKAYGGAYDVMNSKHIGADLNYAWPTAEIAVMGAKGAAEIIFKREIAAAEDPEAKLAEKIEEYQKKFATPFRAAHRGFIDEVIMPAETRTKLIKAFKMLENKVDQLPRKKHGNIPL; encoded by the coding sequence ATGGCAGATACAACCAGTTTAAGTAACATTAAAATATTAGAACAAAAGAACGCAGAAGCTTTATTGGGAGGCGGACCAGATCGCATTGATGCCCAACATAAAAAAGGAAAACTGACGGCTCGGGAACGGGTAGATTTGTTATTAGATCCAGGCTCGTTTGAAGAAATCGGAAAATTTGTCATGCACCGCTCTAAAGATTTTGGGCTAGACAAAGAATATTATTTAGGTGATGGAGTAGTAACCGGATACGGCACTGTAAACGGAAGATTAGTGTACGTTTTCTCGCAGGATTTCACTGTTTTTGGTGGTTCCCTCTCCGAAACACACGCGGAAAAAATCGTAAAGATTATGGACTTAGCCATGAAAAATGGTGCTCCGGTTATAGGATTAAATGATTCGGGAGGTGCCCGCATCCAGGAAGGAGTGGTTTCTTTAGGCGGGTACGCTGATATTTTTTATAAAAACACTTTAGCTTCTGGGGTAATCCCCCAAATTTCGGCGGTAATGGGGCCGTGTGCGGGTGGAGCAGTGTACTCTCCGGCCATTACCGATTTTATTTTAATGGTCGAAAACACGTCGTACATGTTCGTTACGGGTCCAAATGTGGTAAAAACCGTAACCCACGAAAATGTAACCTCCGAAGAACTGGGCGGCGCCAGCACGCATAGTACCAAAAGTGGGGTAACGCATTTTTCGTGCGCCAACGAAGCAGAATGCATTAACAACATAAAAGCTTTATTGAGTTATATTCCCCAAAACTGCGAAGATACGACGCCTCCACTCCCCTACGAACCAACAGAAGACGAAAGCCGGGAAATACTGAATAATTTAATTCCGGAAAATACCAACCAGCCCTATGATATGCGCGAAATAATTGCGGGCATTATTGATGCAGATTCATTTCTGGAGGTGCACAAAAACTTTGGGGAAAACATAGTAGTGGGTTTTGCCCGATTAGCGGGTCGTAGCATTGGCATTGTCGGCAATCAGCCAGCGGTGCTCGCGGGGGTTTTAGATATCAATGCCAGCACCAAAGCGGCCCGGTTTGTCCGGTTCTGCGATTGTTTTAACATACCTTTGTTAGTGCTAGAAGATGTACCTGGTTTTTTACCCGGCACCGATCAGGAATGGCGAGGTATCATTAGCAACGGAGCGAAACTATTATATGCCTTTTGCGAAGCTACCGTACCGCGGATCACGGTAATTACCCGTAAAGCTTACGGCGGTGCCTACGATGTAATGAACTCCAAACACATAGGAGCGGATTTAAATTATGCTTGGCCTACTGCCGAAATTGCCGTGATGGGCGCCAAAGGTGCCGCCGAAATTATCTTTAAACGGGAAATTGCGGCTGCTGAAGACCCGGAAGCCAAGCTGGCGGAGAAAATAGAGGAATACCAAAAAAAGTTTGCGACTCCTTTTCGGGCTGCTCACCGCGGATTTATTGATGAAGTAATTATGCCTGCCGAAACCCGCACAAAATTAATTAAAGCATTTAAGATGCTGGAAAACAAAGTAGACCAACTTCCACGTAAAAAGCACGGAAACATACCATTATAG
- a CDS encoding ATP-dependent Clp protease ATP-binding subunit codes for MEAKFSNRVKEVISLSREEAIRLGHDYIGTEHLLLGMIREGEGTAITLLKKLGISIDELKYALEQATRNTASPGTSITGSIPLTKQTEKVLKITYLEAKIFKSDIIGTEHLLLSILRDEDNISSQTLAKFNVNYETIRDSLDYQNNNPMASSDTDDNDDNDKLFGSSSSKGSTAKKPGEKSRTPVLDNFGRDLTKLAEEDKLDPIVGREKEIERVAQVLSRRKKNNPILIGEPGVGKTAIAEGLALRIVQKKVSRVLFNKRVVTLDLASLVAGTKYRGQFEERMKAVMNELEKSPDVILFIDELHTIVGAGGASGSLDASNMFKPALARGEIQCIGATTLDEYRQYIEKDGALARRFQIVMVDPTSPEETIEILNNIKDKYQDHHHVLYTDKAIEACVKLSDRYMSDRFLPDKAIDILDEAGARVHINNIVVPEDILKLEEQIENIKTEKNRVVKSQKYEEAAQLRDKEKKLIDQLDAAKKSWEEETKKKRYTVKEENVAEVIAMMTGIPVKRIAQKEGVKLLNMGEELRGKVIGQDKAIAQLVKAIQRTRVGLKDPKKPIGSFVFLGPTGVGKTELAKVLATYLFDKEDALVRIDMSEYMEKFSVSRLVGAPPGYVGYEEGGQLTEKIRRKPYSVVLLDEIEKAHPDIYNLLLQVLDDGILTDGLGRKVDFRNTIIIMTSNIGARDLQDFGAGIGFASKAKQENMDEIMKATIGSALKKTFSPEFMNRLDDVIVFNSLVREDIHKIIDISLGKLLNRVDALGYKIELTDKAKDFVADKGYDPKYGARPLNRAIQKYLEDPIAEEILKAELAHGDTITIDHEEGKETLSFQSRNSGKGTTDTKDELPESEPKTTDPKATE; via the coding sequence ATGGAAGCTAAATTCTCAAACCGAGTAAAAGAGGTCATCTCGCTTAGCCGTGAAGAAGCTATCCGACTTGGTCATGATTATATAGGTACGGAACACTTGCTTTTAGGTATGATTCGCGAAGGCGAAGGTACTGCCATCACCTTGCTGAAAAAACTGGGTATTTCGATTGACGAGTTGAAGTATGCTTTAGAGCAGGCCACCCGTAACACGGCGAGCCCCGGCACCAGCATTACCGGCAGTATTCCGCTCACGAAACAAACCGAAAAAGTTTTAAAGATTACTTACCTGGAGGCCAAAATATTTAAAAGCGATATTATTGGCACCGAACATTTATTGCTCTCCATCCTGCGGGATGAAGATAACATATCTTCGCAAACTTTAGCCAAATTTAACGTGAATTACGAAACCATAAGAGATTCTCTGGATTATCAGAACAATAATCCCATGGCGTCTTCCGATACCGACGACAACGACGATAACGATAAACTGTTTGGCAGCAGTTCCAGCAAAGGCAGCACTGCTAAAAAACCCGGCGAAAAATCCCGGACTCCGGTTCTCGACAACTTTGGCCGCGACTTAACCAAACTGGCCGAGGAAGATAAACTCGACCCGATTGTTGGCCGCGAAAAAGAAATTGAGCGCGTGGCCCAGGTATTAAGCCGCCGGAAGAAAAACAATCCAATCTTAATTGGGGAACCAGGTGTAGGTAAAACCGCTATTGCCGAAGGTTTAGCGCTGCGCATTGTGCAGAAAAAAGTATCGCGGGTATTGTTCAACAAACGCGTAGTTACTCTGGACTTAGCCTCTCTGGTAGCCGGTACCAAATACCGTGGCCAGTTTGAAGAGCGAATGAAAGCCGTAATGAACGAACTGGAAAAATCGCCGGACGTTATTTTGTTCATTGATGAGTTGCATACCATTGTGGGGGCGGGTGGTGCTTCTGGCTCCTTAGATGCCAGCAACATGTTTAAACCAGCTTTAGCTCGCGGTGAAATTCAATGCATCGGGGCCACTACTTTAGATGAATACCGCCAGTACATCGAGAAAGATGGCGCTTTGGCTCGTCGTTTCCAGATTGTAATGGTAGACCCAACTTCGCCGGAAGAAACCATTGAAATTCTGAATAACATTAAAGATAAATACCAGGATCACCACCATGTACTGTACACCGACAAAGCGATTGAAGCTTGCGTGAAGTTATCAGACCGGTACATGAGCGATCGTTTCTTACCAGACAAAGCGATTGATATTCTGGATGAAGCCGGTGCCCGCGTACACATCAACAACATTGTGGTACCGGAAGATATTTTGAAGCTCGAAGAGCAGATTGAAAATATTAAAACCGAGAAAAACCGGGTGGTTAAATCTCAGAAATACGAGGAAGCGGCTCAACTGCGCGATAAAGAGAAGAAACTTATCGACCAGTTAGATGCTGCCAAGAAAAGCTGGGAAGAAGAAACCAAAAAGAAACGTTATACCGTGAAAGAAGAAAACGTGGCTGAAGTAATCGCCATGATGACAGGTATTCCGGTGAAACGTATTGCGCAGAAAGAAGGCGTAAAACTGCTGAACATGGGCGAAGAACTCCGCGGTAAAGTTATCGGTCAGGATAAAGCCATTGCGCAGTTAGTGAAAGCTATTCAGCGTACCCGCGTTGGTTTAAAAGATCCGAAGAAACCAATTGGTTCTTTTGTATTCTTAGGCCCAACGGGGGTTGGTAAAACCGAATTAGCGAAAGTACTGGCTACTTACTTATTTGATAAAGAAGATGCCTTAGTGCGGATCGACATGAGCGAATACATGGAGAAATTCAGCGTATCGCGGTTGGTAGGAGCGCCTCCGGGCTACGTTGGATACGAAGAAGGTGGTCAGTTAACCGAGAAAATCCGTCGGAAACCATATTCGGTAGTATTACTAGACGAAATTGAAAAAGCGCACCCGGATATTTATAACTTACTGTTACAAGTGCTGGATGACGGTATTTTAACCGATGGTTTAGGCCGTAAAGTAGATTTCCGGAATACCATCATCATTATGACTTCGAACATTGGGGCCCGCGATTTGCAAGATTTTGGTGCCGGTATTGGTTTCGCTTCCAAAGCCAAACAAGAAAACATGGACGAGATCATGAAAGCGACTATCGGCAGTGCGCTGAAAAAAACTTTCTCGCCAGAGTTCATGAACCGTTTGGATGATGTGATAGTTTTTAACTCGTTAGTACGGGAAGATATTCACAAAATTATTGATATCTCTTTAGGCAAATTGTTAAACCGGGTAGATGCTTTAGGTTATAAGATTGAGTTAACCGATAAGGCAAAGGATTTTGTAGCGGATAAGGGTTATGATCCAAAATACGGAGCACGTCCGTTAAACCGGGCCATCCAGAAATACCTGGAAGATCCAATTGCGGAAGAAATCCTGAAAGCGGAGTTAGCTCATGGTGATACCATTACAATTGACCACGAAGAAGGCAAAGAAACCTTATCTTTCCAATCAAGAAATAGTGGTAAAGGCACTACGGATACGAAAGATGAATTACCGGAATCGGAACCCAAAACGACTGATCCGAAAGCAACTGAATAA
- a CDS encoding WbqC family protein — translation MFLLTEIQYHPCIAYFQQVNKADGIWLEQHEHYIKQSYRNRCYVLTAQGVKDLTIPVKKGNRKAIITDIEIDYSQKWLNTHWRTLKSGYGSAPYFTYYSDYLQQILEQRVTTLFELNVTLLKFYIKSLQLRKPITYTKEYIHLYPNGVLDLRNQIHPKQESAILDVKPYQQVFGKQFAPNLSIIDLLFSQGPAAKNFL, via the coding sequence ATGTTCCTTTTAACCGAAATCCAATACCATCCGTGCATTGCTTATTTTCAGCAGGTAAATAAAGCGGATGGCATTTGGCTCGAACAACACGAGCATTATATAAAACAAAGTTATCGTAACCGCTGTTATGTGCTAACGGCACAGGGGGTAAAAGATTTAACTATTCCGGTAAAGAAAGGCAACCGTAAAGCTATAATTACCGATATAGAGATAGATTATAGCCAAAAATGGTTAAATACCCATTGGCGTACCCTAAAATCCGGTTATGGCAGTGCGCCTTATTTTACCTATTACAGCGATTACTTACAACAAATACTGGAACAGCGCGTTACCACATTATTTGAGTTAAATGTAACATTATTAAAGTTTTACATAAAAAGTTTGCAGTTGCGCAAACCTATTACGTACACAAAGGAGTATATCCATTTGTACCCAAACGGGGTGCTTGATTTACGTAACCAGATTCATCCAAAACAGGAGTCTGCCATTTTGGACGTAAAACCATATCAACAAGTGTTTGGCAAACAATTTGCCCCCAATCTGAGTATAATTGATTTGTTGTTTTCACAAGGTCCGGCAGCTAAAAACTTCCTGTAA